A stretch of the bacterium genome encodes the following:
- the moeB gene encoding molybdopterin-synthase adenylyltransferase MoeB has protein sequence MNVTIQIPTVLRRFTGDQSSVELDAATVNEALLNLTAAFPALQKHLYDGDGKLRSFVNIYLGQQDVRHLPDKHETALVKGAELTIVPSIAGGSQSNGHGLTTQEYRRYSRHLLLPEVGVDGQLKLKRSSVLVVGAGGLGSPLLAYLAAAGVGRIGIVDADVVDETNLQRQIIHGRRTVGVSKLESARAFISNLNPYVNVETHDVFFTSENAMDIAASYDLLLDGTDNFPTRYLVNDVSYLLKKRNVYASIYRFEGQISVFCDADGPCYRCLYPEPPPVGLVPSCAEGGVLGVLPGIVGSIQANEALKLLLGIGTTLVGSLLRFDALDLSFRKFELKRDPDCPLCGKHQTITKPVDYVQFCGLRNEEQALTQVREMTVHELQARRQTGNGSRPLVLDVRNNEELAISRLDEDLHIPLAELDFRLAELYPFKEREIVISCHTGVRSARAWHQLRAAGFERVYNLEGGIRAWAEQIDPSLPRY, from the coding sequence ATGAACGTCACAATACAAATACCGACCGTCTTGCGCCGTTTCACCGGCGACCAATCCTCCGTAGAGCTGGATGCCGCCACAGTCAATGAAGCCTTGCTAAACCTGACCGCGGCATTCCCCGCGTTACAGAAACACCTGTATGACGGCGACGGCAAGCTGCGGAGTTTCGTCAACATCTATTTAGGGCAGCAGGATGTTCGCCACTTGCCGGACAAGCACGAGACAGCACTTGTCAAAGGAGCAGAATTGACAATAGTTCCGTCCATCGCGGGCGGCTCCCAGTCGAACGGGCATGGACTGACGACTCAAGAGTACCGCCGATATTCCCGCCATCTGCTCTTGCCCGAAGTGGGAGTGGACGGTCAGTTGAAGCTGAAACGTTCCTCCGTGCTGGTTGTGGGTGCCGGCGGCTTGGGTTCGCCCTTACTGGCCTATCTTGCCGCTGCAGGTGTCGGGAGAATTGGAATTGTCGATGCGGACGTCGTGGACGAAACAAACCTGCAGCGGCAAATCATCCACGGACGTCGTACCGTCGGCGTGTCCAAACTTGAAAGCGCGCGGGCGTTCATCAGCAATTTGAATCCGTATGTGAATGTCGAAACGCACGACGTATTCTTCACGTCGGAAAACGCAATGGACATAGCCGCTTCCTACGACTTGCTTCTCGACGGCACGGACAACTTTCCGACGCGTTATCTGGTCAATGACGTGAGCTACTTGCTCAAGAAACGAAATGTCTATGCGAGTATCTACCGGTTCGAAGGGCAGATCTCCGTCTTCTGCGATGCCGATGGTCCCTGCTACCGGTGCCTCTACCCCGAACCGCCGCCCGTAGGGCTCGTCCCTTCCTGCGCGGAAGGCGGAGTTTTGGGCGTGCTCCCGGGAATAGTGGGTTCCATTCAAGCAAATGAGGCGCTGAAACTGCTGCTCGGAATCGGCACTACGCTCGTAGGATCACTGCTGCGTTTCGATGCTCTTGACCTGTCGTTTCGAAAGTTCGAACTCAAGCGCGATCCGGATTGCCCGTTGTGCGGCAAGCACCAGACGATTACGAAACCTGTTGACTATGTGCAGTTCTGCGGACTGCGCAATGAGGAACAGGCGCTGACGCAAGTGCGCGAAATGACGGTGCATGAGCTGCAGGCGCGCCGTCAGACGGGAAACGGCTCGCGACCGCTGGTGCTCGATGTGCGCAATAATGAAGAGCTTGCGATTTCTCGACTGGATGAAGACTTGCATATTCCACTGGCGGAACTGGACTTCAGATTAGCGGAACTTTATCCGTTTAAAGAGCGTGAAATTGTTATATCCTGTCACACCGGTGTGCGCAGCGCCCGCGCGTGGCATCAGTTGCGCGCGGCGGGATTTGAACGGGTCTACAACCTTGAAGGTGGTATCCGCGCGTGGGCAGAACAAATTGACCCTTCACTCCCAAGATACTAA
- a CDS encoding phosphate ABC transporter ATP-binding protein, producing the protein MSSQEFHIVAKELNFYYGSTQALFDISIELKRSKVTALIGPSGCGKSTFLRTLNRMNDIIDGTRLEGKILVDGLDIYTASSNVIDLRRRVGMVFQKSNPFPKSIYENVAYGPRIHGEKNRRTLDDLVEASLRRSGLWEEVKDRLADNAMGLSGGQQQRLCIARALAVNPEVLLMDEPASALDPRSTARIEDLIGELRGDYTIVIVTHNMQQAARVSDDTAFFYEGRLIEVGPTKQIFTNPSEKQTEDYITGRFG; encoded by the coding sequence ATGTCCTCACAAGAATTCCATATTGTTGCTAAAGAGCTGAATTTTTATTACGGTTCTACGCAGGCGCTGTTTGATATCTCGATTGAGCTCAAACGGAGCAAAGTCACCGCACTAATCGGCCCCTCCGGCTGCGGCAAGTCAACGTTCCTGCGCACGCTGAACCGGATGAATGATATCATTGACGGGACGCGGCTGGAAGGCAAGATTCTGGTGGACGGGCTGGATATCTATACGGCATCCTCCAACGTGATTGACCTGCGGCGGAGAGTCGGGATGGTCTTTCAGAAGTCGAATCCCTTCCCCAAGTCCATTTACGAAAACGTCGCCTACGGCCCGCGCATTCACGGCGAGAAGAATCGCAGGACTCTTGATGACCTTGTGGAAGCGAGCCTGCGGCGGTCGGGGCTTTGGGAAGAGGTCAAGGACCGCCTTGCGGATAATGCGATGGGACTCTCGGGCGGCCAGCAACAGCGCCTTTGTATTGCACGAGCACTTGCGGTGAATCCGGAAGTCCTGCTCATGGACGAGCCGGCTTCGGCACTGGACCCGCGCTCGACGGCGCGAATCGAAGACTTGATTGGAGAGCTGCGCGGCGATTACACAATTGTCATAGTGACTCATAACATGCAACAGGCCGCGCGCGTCTCGGATGACACCGCCTTTTTCTACGAAGGCCGCTTGATCGAAGTCGGCCCGACAAAACAAATCTTCACGAACCCGAGTGAAAAGCAGACAGAAGACTACATTACCGGACGTTTCGGATAA
- a CDS encoding M67 family metallopeptidase, which yields MSSRRILHLHDRQWRAIEEHAARTYPEECCGFLFGHEVGSERTIHEVHPIDNRRADNKERRFLITPEDFQNAESHALQVDLNLLGFYHSHPDHPAIPSDYDREHALPYYSYVIISVRNTLPAELRSYQLSDDRASYHEEKVIIHKRVAV from the coding sequence ATGAGCAGCCGCAGGATTCTCCATCTTCACGACCGGCAATGGAGGGCTATCGAAGAGCATGCGGCCCGCACCTATCCCGAGGAGTGCTGCGGCTTTCTGTTCGGACATGAAGTCGGAAGTGAGCGCACGATTCACGAAGTGCACCCAATCGACAACCGCCGCGCAGACAACAAGGAACGCAGGTTCTTGATTACGCCGGAGGACTTTCAGAATGCCGAGAGTCATGCACTGCAAGTCGATCTGAACCTGCTCGGTTTCTATCACAGTCATCCCGATCATCCGGCGATACCATCCGACTATGACCGAGAGCATGCGCTCCCCTATTACAGCTATGTCATTATTTCGGTGCGCAATACCTTGCCTGCGGAACTGCGCAGTTACCAGTTGTCCGACGACCGCGCGAGCTATCACGAAGAAAAGGTAATCATTCACAAGCGAGTAGCCGTCTGA
- a CDS encoding putative porin encodes MPAWLTKTKLSGDFRYRHEGIDFEGGSARFRNRIRYRLGIETIVNEKVRVGARFASGTGDPRSTNQDLEDGFSAKSMNLDRAYFELTPSDSWWVTAGKFGSPFVYTDLHWDPDVNFEGGAAKWISGENVKLSVTGGALWLEPYKAEHGSGIWVGQVSAEGKHGSQGTWLAAAGLYSYVNRDILADLGGYGNTILPNNSFRTDFEILDVVLGVTMPVGKSKLTVTANPVLNTATSTDNLGWMAMLKLKGKVWKRSSSLTYDYRLLEPDAVFGAFTDSDAAGGRTDQRGHRIMADWEILKGFTAGATACFNTLSASGDGAWYQRWMVDGVVKF; translated from the coding sequence TTGCCCGCATGGCTTACAAAAACAAAGCTTTCCGGAGATTTTCGCTATCGCCACGAGGGAATCGACTTCGAAGGGGGTTCGGCAAGGTTCCGAAACCGTATTCGTTACCGCCTCGGTATCGAAACCATAGTAAATGAAAAAGTTAGAGTAGGTGCACGGTTCGCGAGCGGCACAGGCGACCCTCGTTCAACAAATCAGGACCTCGAGGACGGTTTCTCAGCAAAATCAATGAATTTGGATCGGGCATACTTTGAGTTGACACCCTCTGACTCGTGGTGGGTCACTGCAGGCAAGTTCGGAAGCCCATTTGTTTACACCGATTTGCACTGGGATCCGGACGTAAATTTTGAGGGTGGAGCCGCCAAGTGGATAAGTGGCGAAAACGTGAAACTCAGCGTAACCGGCGGTGCTCTATGGTTGGAACCGTACAAAGCGGAACACGGCAGTGGTATCTGGGTAGGACAGGTCTCAGCAGAAGGCAAACACGGATCGCAAGGGACATGGCTTGCAGCGGCGGGCCTTTACTCGTATGTCAATCGTGATATCTTGGCGGACTTGGGGGGATATGGGAACACTATCCTCCCAAACAATTCATTTCGTACAGATTTCGAGATTCTGGACGTTGTGCTTGGAGTAACGATGCCCGTAGGAAAGTCTAAGCTGACTGTAACCGCCAATCCGGTGCTGAACACGGCAACATCCACGGATAATCTGGGCTGGATGGCCATGCTTAAGCTGAAAGGCAAGGTCTGGAAGCGCTCTTCATCCCTAACATATGACTATCGCCTGCTCGAGCCGGATGCGGTTTTTGGTGCGTTCACCGACAGCGATGCGGCTGGCGGAAGAACCGATCAACGCGGACACCGCATTATGGCCGATTGGGAAATTCTGAAAGGTTTCACAGCCGGAGCAACTGCCTGCTTTAACACGCTGTCCGCTTCAGGCGATGGGGCTTGGTATCAGAGGTGGATGGTCGACGGAGTAGTGAAGTTCTGA
- the pstA gene encoding phosphate ABC transporter permease PstA, translating to MKPRNLTERIVFHSMLGITYAILLVVVYIIADVVVGGIGTISWEFLTEAPRKSGEEGGIWPVIVGTLYLVIGTIAFALPLGMAGAIYLSEYAKQGRLSRMIRLSIVTLAGIPSVVIGLFGLGLFVIFLGFGASILAGSMTLACMILPTIIVASEEALRSVPQSFREASLALGATKWETIRRNVLPYAVPGMMTGSILGVGRAAGETAPILLTVAAFFLPTLPQSVFDQCMALPYHLYILATQLPDIEKARPMQYGTALVLIAVVLGFNMAAIVIRSYFRRKYRW from the coding sequence ATGAAACCGCGCAATCTGACCGAACGCATCGTCTTTCATTCGATGCTGGGTATTACGTATGCGATCCTGCTGGTCGTCGTGTATATCATTGCGGATGTGGTCGTCGGTGGTATCGGGACTATCTCGTGGGAGTTCCTGACCGAAGCACCACGCAAGAGCGGCGAAGAGGGCGGCATCTGGCCGGTGATTGTCGGAACATTGTATCTGGTGATCGGGACGATAGCCTTTGCGCTGCCGCTTGGCATGGCTGGAGCGATATACCTCAGTGAGTATGCCAAGCAAGGACGATTGTCGCGCATGATCCGACTGTCTATCGTGACGTTAGCGGGTATTCCTTCGGTTGTTATTGGATTGTTTGGATTAGGCTTGTTTGTGATCTTTCTCGGGTTTGGCGCATCGATTCTTGCGGGCAGCATGACATTGGCCTGCATGATCCTCCCGACGATTATTGTCGCGAGTGAAGAAGCGCTGCGCTCCGTGCCGCAGTCGTTTCGTGAAGCGAGTCTCGCGCTGGGTGCGACTAAGTGGGAGACCATCCGCCGCAACGTTTTACCCTATGCGGTGCCGGGCATGATGACGGGGTCGATACTCGGTGTCGGCCGCGCCGCGGGGGAAACCGCACCGATTCTTTTGACTGTCGCGGCCTTCTTCCTCCCCACTCTTCCGCAGTCTGTGTTTGATCAGTGCATGGCCCTGCCCTATCACCTCTATATTCTGGCTACACAGCTTCCTGATATTGAGAAAGCCCGGCCCATGCAGTACGGCACGGCGCTTGTGCTGATTGCGGTCGTGCTCGGCTTCAATATGGCTGCAATCGTCATCCGATCCTACTTTCGTCGCAAGTATCGCTGGTAA
- the pstC gene encoding phosphate ABC transporter permease subunit PstC, protein MPRQYWKARAIRYFFQICAATSILIVVLVFLFLGRESLPFISKFGIDELFNPVWQPVSFEDEQFGILPLITGSLLVTFLATLFAVPFGVIAAIYIAEMASSVEREIWKPVIEMLAGIPSVVLGFFGLVVVAPLVKDVLGLDSGLNALTGALLLALMAIPTIITISEDAIRNVPQSYKEASYSLGASKLQTIWKVTVPAALSGIVAAVMLGIGRVVGETMAVMMVTGNAAILTLSPTQSVRTMTATVAAEMGEVPFGSDHYHALFVIGVVLLLMTFSLNMIAQRVLKKYRIG, encoded by the coding sequence CTGCCACGGCAGTATTGGAAAGCGCGGGCCATCCGCTACTTCTTCCAGATTTGTGCGGCGACATCTATTCTGATTGTCGTGCTCGTGTTCCTATTTCTCGGACGCGAGAGTCTGCCGTTCATCAGCAAATTCGGGATTGACGAACTCTTCAATCCGGTCTGGCAGCCCGTGTCCTTTGAAGATGAACAATTCGGGATTCTTCCACTCATCACAGGATCGCTGCTCGTCACATTCCTGGCGACGTTGTTTGCAGTTCCGTTTGGAGTTATTGCCGCAATCTATATCGCCGAGATGGCTTCCTCCGTGGAACGTGAAATCTGGAAACCTGTGATTGAGATGCTCGCGGGTATTCCGTCCGTCGTTCTCGGATTCTTCGGGCTGGTCGTCGTGGCACCGCTGGTCAAAGATGTCTTAGGTTTGGACTCCGGCCTGAATGCATTAACCGGCGCACTGCTCTTGGCCCTGATGGCGATTCCCACGATAATTACCATCTCAGAAGATGCGATACGCAACGTCCCGCAGTCTTACAAGGAAGCCTCCTATTCACTCGGCGCATCCAAACTTCAGACTATCTGGAAGGTGACCGTGCCCGCCGCGCTTTCGGGAATCGTCGCGGCAGTCATGCTGGGAATCGGACGGGTCGTTGGCGAGACGATGGCGGTTATGATGGTTACCGGCAATGCTGCGATTCTCACACTCAGCCCGACACAGTCCGTGCGCACCATGACGGCGACGGTGGCGGCAGAAATGGGCGAGGTGCCGTTCGGGAGCGACCACTATCACGCGCTGTTCGTAATCGGTGTCGTGCTGTTGCTGATGACGTTTTCGCTGAATATGATCGCTCAGCGCGTGCTTAAGAAATACCGGATCGGCTGA
- a CDS encoding pyridoxal-phosphate dependent enzyme, with protein sequence MTFAPHAARQKHGVPPLVHLIGNTPLIELTTLTERLSPAVRVFAKAEWKNPGGSVKDRAAWAMLSAAMRDGRISERTRILEATSGNTGIALAMLGAALGIGVTLCLPDNASRERKQMLLAYGAELIFTDPLLSTDGAQVVARELSQRYPEQYCYLNQYANPANVNAHLTSTGPEIWRQTDGSITHFVSGLGTTGTFTGVSRYLKARNPRVTIASFQPDSPLHGLEGLKHLPSVHIPEIYDGSLADIELEVTTEDAYTCCRRLAAEEGLLVGTSSGAACAAALQLAATLDSGIVVTIFPDGAEKYLSTPLWEGKA encoded by the coding sequence ATGACTTTCGCGCCGCACGCGGCGCGACAAAAGCACGGTGTCCCGCCGCTTGTGCACTTGATTGGAAACACTCCACTGATAGAATTGACAACGCTGACCGAGAGGCTTTCTCCAGCTGTGCGAGTTTTTGCGAAGGCGGAGTGGAAGAACCCGGGAGGATCAGTCAAAGACCGCGCCGCTTGGGCGATGCTGTCTGCGGCAATGCGCGACGGTCGAATCAGCGAACGAACCCGCATTCTGGAAGCGACCAGTGGCAACACGGGAATCGCGCTGGCAATGCTCGGAGCAGCGCTGGGCATCGGGGTGACGTTATGCCTGCCGGATAACGCAAGTCGCGAGCGAAAGCAAATGCTGCTCGCGTATGGAGCCGAGTTGATCTTCACGGATCCGCTGCTATCAACGGACGGCGCGCAGGTCGTCGCGCGTGAACTCTCGCAACGCTACCCCGAACAGTATTGTTACCTGAATCAATACGCGAACCCGGCCAATGTCAATGCACACCTCACTTCGACCGGCCCCGAAATCTGGCGGCAGACCGATGGGAGTATCACGCACTTTGTGTCTGGACTGGGGACCACCGGTACGTTCACCGGAGTCAGCCGCTACCTGAAGGCACGCAACCCTCGTGTAACGATCGCAAGCTTCCAACCTGACTCTCCATTACATGGACTGGAGGGACTGAAGCACCTCCCCTCCGTGCATATCCCCGAAATCTACGATGGCTCGCTTGCCGATATCGAACTCGAAGTCACGACCGAAGATGCGTATACGTGCTGCAGGCGATTGGCCGCCGAAGAAGGGCTGCTGGTCGGCACTTCGAGCGGAGCGGCATGTGCCGCAGCCTTGCAACTTGCAGCTACACTGGACTCAGGCATTGTCGTAACAATCTTCCCGGACGGTGCTGAGAAATACCTGTCCACACCTCTTTGGGAGGGCAAGGCATGA
- a CDS encoding cupin domain-containing protein: MTEKVSLANSIQVNTEAVVSRTLVKKTTGTITLFAFDKGQELSEHSAPFDAMVHVLDGEVELLIGGMPVRASAGEFVVMPANIPHAVKALTPLKMLLTMIREPSA, encoded by the coding sequence ATGACAGAGAAAGTGAGTCTTGCAAATTCCATTCAGGTCAACACAGAGGCTGTTGTCAGCCGGACTTTGGTCAAAAAAACCACAGGCACAATCACCCTATTCGCTTTTGACAAGGGTCAAGAACTTTCTGAGCACTCTGCACCTTTTGATGCAATGGTCCATGTTTTGGACGGAGAGGTCGAACTGTTGATCGGCGGCATGCCTGTTCGGGCCTCTGCGGGTGAATTCGTAGTAATGCCTGCAAACATCCCGCATGCGGTCAAAGCCCTAACACCGCTGAAAATGCTTCTGACCATGATTCGGGAGCCAAGCGCGTAG
- a CDS encoding phosphate ABC transporter substrate-binding protein, which translates to MFTFRRSFIVTTGLILLFAVVGCGKKSQDAASKTSIDIKGSDTMVNLMSAMAEGYMKTHPGKQVAVTGGGSGTGIAALLNGTTDICASSREMLSKEIDLAKQKGLEPREFVIGMDGLAVFVHPSNPADSLSIEQIKQIFQGQITDWAQVGGKPGSIVVHSRESNSGTYVYFKEHVLGKGDFANSARLMTSTAALVQEISTNTGAIGYGGEAYGHDSKVKMLHVRKDAESPAIFPTEETVRNKAYPIARPLFLYTNGEPSGVLQEFIEFCNGPSGQAIVREVGYVPLKG; encoded by the coding sequence ATGTTTACCTTTAGACGCAGTTTCATAGTAACGACAGGCTTAATCCTGCTTTTCGCCGTAGTCGGATGTGGCAAGAAGTCACAGGATGCCGCCTCAAAGACCTCGATAGATATCAAGGGTTCTGACACGATGGTTAACCTGATGTCCGCGATGGCAGAGGGTTACATGAAAACACATCCGGGCAAGCAGGTTGCGGTAACGGGCGGAGGATCAGGAACCGGAATCGCGGCGCTGTTGAACGGCACGACAGATATCTGTGCATCTTCGCGCGAAATGTTGAGCAAAGAAATTGACCTTGCTAAACAGAAGGGTCTTGAACCACGCGAGTTTGTCATCGGGATGGACGGTTTAGCGGTGTTTGTTCACCCAAGTAATCCTGCTGATAGCCTGTCAATAGAGCAAATCAAGCAGATCTTCCAAGGTCAGATTACCGACTGGGCTCAAGTTGGCGGAAAGCCGGGGAGCATTGTTGTTCATTCACGCGAAAGCAATTCAGGCACGTACGTCTATTTCAAAGAGCACGTGCTAGGCAAGGGGGACTTTGCCAACTCGGCCCGTCTGATGACTTCGACGGCTGCGCTGGTGCAGGAGATTTCGACGAATACCGGTGCAATAGGTTACGGCGGAGAAGCGTATGGCCATGACAGCAAGGTAAAGATGCTGCATGTGCGTAAAGACGCCGAGTCTCCGGCAATCTTTCCGACTGAAGAGACCGTCCGTAATAAGGCGTATCCGATTGCCCGACCGCTGTTTCTATATACCAATGGCGAACCAAGCGGAGTGTTGCAGGAGTTCATCGAATTCTGTAACGGTCCGAGTGGACAGGCGATTGTGCGTGAAGTCGGCTACGTTCCACTGAAAGGATAG
- a CDS encoding S8 family serine peptidase has protein sequence MQRWLYWGLLSLLIAMTAQAAPNVVPGQALVRFTEPTSLENAKQQFNPNEFEIDRVLVQKLDIYLVKFDEKLEVELAVEMLRGYPQVLWAQADHVLEQRAVPNDPQFGSQWDMSQASDADIDAPEAWDITTGGTDILGNQIVVAVVDGGCLTTHADLATNIWQNLAEVNGVNGVDDDGNGYVDDKYGWDAFANDGTIPTDNHGTHVSGTVGAKGNNGSMVTGVNWNVKIMQVAAASSTTSIISIGYGYVLNQKTLWLNSGGTQGANVVSTNSSFGVDLANCQSGSYPVWNDLYNAMGEVGILSAAATANANYNVDVQGDVPTSCSSPYIISVTNTTSTDAKNSGAAYGATTIDLGAPGTNILSTTSNGSTGNLTGTSMATPHVAGAVALMHAAASAGFANYYMLYPDSAALALKQMLLDGTDPIAALQGITVTGGRLNLFNACQAISQFVGLNPQEPFITLTGATQSDAMTGDNDGNWERGESVAIVVTLLNIGEDALNVTATLSSASPHVTILDGQASLGNILNGGTGDNGADFFIVQLAVNAPLEVQIEFTVTVAADSGYTRELAFSLDAAPKEQYYLETFESGAAGWTHQAVSGTIDQWHLSTEQANSPTTAWKCGDTGTGNYANAQDAGLVSPPLLISAESELRFWHSMISELSGFYPDSAYDGGIVEISVNGGAFTQIVPSGNYPKTYRTTSGGGSPFTGPLPGVACFAGTINGTESVFDLAAYADETVQFRFRFSSDASGNREGWYVDDIRLFGAPLVLGTPEPPDALVILSEGSDVTLHWAPSSTIGVVYTIYMSTDPEVDPINNTIIAQTSDTTFTHVGILDSEDFVTYQVVATHP, from the coding sequence ATGCAACGTTGGTTATACTGGGGTCTCTTAAGTTTGCTGATTGCCATGACTGCGCAGGCCGCGCCGAACGTCGTGCCGGGGCAGGCGTTGGTCCGTTTTACTGAACCGACTTCCCTTGAAAATGCGAAACAACAGTTCAATCCGAATGAGTTTGAGATTGATCGCGTGCTTGTACAGAAGTTGGATATATACTTGGTGAAGTTTGACGAAAAGCTCGAGGTCGAGCTTGCTGTCGAAATGCTTCGCGGCTATCCTCAGGTCTTGTGGGCGCAAGCTGATCACGTTTTGGAGCAACGTGCCGTCCCAAATGATCCGCAGTTCGGGAGCCAGTGGGATATGAGTCAAGCTTCAGATGCGGACATCGATGCGCCGGAAGCGTGGGATATCACAACCGGCGGAACGGACATCCTGGGCAACCAGATTGTCGTGGCTGTCGTAGATGGCGGCTGCCTGACAACACATGCAGACCTGGCCACGAACATCTGGCAGAATCTGGCAGAAGTGAATGGTGTGAACGGCGTGGATGACGACGGCAACGGCTACGTCGATGACAAGTATGGCTGGGATGCCTTTGCCAACGATGGAACTATTCCCACAGACAATCACGGCACACACGTATCCGGGACGGTCGGAGCCAAAGGGAATAACGGTTCCATGGTTACCGGCGTCAACTGGAATGTCAAAATCATGCAGGTCGCAGCCGCCAGCAGTACGACGTCAATCATTTCGATAGGCTACGGCTACGTGCTGAATCAGAAGACGTTGTGGCTGAACTCAGGCGGCACACAGGGGGCAAACGTTGTTTCGACAAATTCGAGCTTTGGAGTTGACTTGGCGAACTGTCAGTCCGGCAGCTATCCTGTGTGGAACGATCTGTACAATGCCATGGGGGAGGTCGGGATTCTCTCGGCTGCGGCGACGGCGAATGCCAACTACAATGTGGATGTGCAGGGTGACGTCCCGACGAGCTGCTCGAGTCCGTACATTATCTCGGTAACAAATACGACAAGCACGGATGCAAAGAATTCCGGTGCTGCATACGGGGCAACGACGATTGATCTTGGAGCACCCGGCACGAACATTCTCAGCACAACTTCTAACGGCAGCACTGGCAATCTGACCGGCACGTCGATGGCAACGCCTCACGTCGCGGGCGCGGTCGCGCTCATGCATGCGGCGGCCAGCGCGGGTTTTGCGAACTACTACATGCTTTATCCGGACTCTGCCGCACTGGCACTAAAACAAATGCTGTTAGACGGCACAGATCCGATTGCTGCCTTGCAAGGAATCACGGTGACAGGCGGCCGATTGAATCTGTTCAACGCCTGTCAGGCCATCAGTCAGTTTGTCGGATTAAACCCTCAAGAGCCGTTCATAACGTTGACCGGTGCCACGCAAAGTGACGCGATGACTGGAGACAACGACGGTAATTGGGAGCGTGGAGAAAGTGTGGCGATAGTGGTCACGCTTCTGAATATCGGTGAAGATGCACTGAATGTTACAGCGACTCTTTCGTCAGCCAGTCCGCATGTCACCATTCTTGACGGGCAAGCGTCATTAGGCAACATTCTGAACGGTGGAACAGGCGACAACGGGGCGGATTTCTTCATCGTACAACTTGCCGTGAACGCTCCGCTCGAAGTGCAGATCGAGTTTACGGTAACCGTGGCAGCCGACAGTGGATACACAAGAGAGTTGGCATTCTCGTTGGATGCCGCTCCGAAGGAGCAGTACTACCTTGAGACTTTCGAATCCGGCGCGGCCGGTTGGACACATCAAGCAGTCTCAGGAACGATTGACCAGTGGCATTTGTCGACTGAACAGGCAAACTCTCCTACCACCGCTTGGAAATGCGGAGACACAGGAACCGGTAATTATGCGAACGCGCAGGACGCCGGTTTGGTTTCGCCGCCGCTGCTAATCAGCGCAGAGAGTGAGTTACGTTTTTGGCATTCCATGATCAGCGAACTCTCCGGCTTCTATCCGGACTCTGCATATGACGGAGGAATTGTCGAAATTTCGGTCAATGGTGGGGCATTCACACAGATTGTTCCATCCGGCAACTATCCCAAGACCTATCGCACGACTTCCGGTGGCGGGAGTCCATTTACCGGTCCGCTACCCGGAGTTGCATGCTTTGCCGGAACCATTAACGGAACTGAGTCCGTATTTGATCTCGCGGCCTATGCAGATGAGACCGTGCAGTTCAGATTCAGGTTTTCGAGCGACGCCAGCGGGAATCGCGAGGGATGGTATGTCGATGACATCCGGTTGTTCGGCGCGCCATTGGTTCTTGGCACTCCGGAACCGCCGGATGCTCTTGTGATTCTGAGCGAAGGGAGCGATGTCACTTTGCATTGGGCACCTTCATCCACAATCGGGGTGGTCTATACTATCTATATGAGCACAGATCCTGAAGTGGATCCGATCAACAATACGATTATCGCGCAAACAAGCGATACAACCTTCACGCACGTCGGCATATTGGACTCTGAAGATTTCGTGACCTATCAGGTCGTCGCGACACATCCGTAA